The Herbaspirillum sp. RTI4 genome has a segment encoding these proteins:
- a CDS encoding arsenic transporter — protein sequence MITAFSIFVLTLALVIWQPRGLGIGWSASLGALAALALGVIHLADIPIVWHIVWNATATFIAIIITSLLLDKAGFFEWAALHVARWGGGSGRKLFVLLVLLGAAVSGLFANDGAALILTPIVIAMLLALKFTPKATLAFVMAAGFIADTASLPLVVSNLVNIVSADYFKISFPRYASVMVPVNVVSIAMTLLVLIWYYRRDIPATYSVADAKQPVEAIRDRATFIAGWWVLSLLLVGFFWLDDKGVPISLVASVGALILLIVAARGHVISTREVLKHAPWQVVFFSLGMYLVVYGLSNAGLTAYLTGLLNHFADYGVWGAALGTGVLTALLSSVMNNMPTVLVGALSIDATTAQGVVREAMIYANVIGSDLGPKITPIGSLATLLWLHVLAGKNITISWGYYFRVGAVLTLPILLVTLAALAVRLSF from the coding sequence GTGATAACCGCCTTCAGCATTTTCGTACTCACCCTCGCCCTCGTCATCTGGCAGCCACGCGGTCTGGGAATAGGCTGGAGCGCCTCGCTAGGCGCGCTCGCCGCACTCGCGCTAGGCGTAATTCACCTCGCCGACATTCCCATCGTCTGGCACATCGTCTGGAACGCCACGGCCACCTTTATCGCCATCATCATCACCAGCCTCCTGCTCGACAAAGCCGGCTTTTTCGAATGGGCCGCGCTGCACGTCGCGCGCTGGGGAGGCGGTAGCGGCCGCAAGCTGTTCGTCCTGCTGGTCTTGCTCGGCGCGGCCGTATCGGGTCTGTTTGCCAACGACGGCGCAGCGCTGATCCTCACGCCGATTGTCATTGCCATGCTATTGGCGCTGAAATTCACACCCAAAGCAACGCTGGCCTTCGTCATGGCCGCCGGATTTATTGCCGATACCGCCAGCCTGCCGCTGGTGGTCTCCAACCTGGTCAATATCGTCTCGGCCGATTATTTCAAGATCAGTTTTCCGCGCTATGCCTCCGTCATGGTCCCGGTGAATGTCGTCTCCATCGCCATGACACTGCTGGTACTGATCTGGTACTACCGGCGCGACATTCCCGCCACTTACTCGGTGGCCGACGCCAAACAACCGGTGGAAGCCATCCGCGACCGCGCCACCTTCATCGCCGGCTGGTGGGTGCTGAGCTTGCTGCTGGTCGGCTTTTTCTGGCTCGACGACAAAGGCGTACCGATCAGCCTCGTCGCCTCCGTCGGCGCGCTCATCTTGCTGATCGTCGCCGCCAGAGGCCATGTCATCTCCACCCGCGAAGTCCTCAAACATGCGCCGTGGCAAGTGGTCTTCTTTTCTTTAGGGATGTATCTGGTGGTCTACGGCTTGAGCAATGCCGGCCTGACGGCTTACCTGACCGGCTTGCTCAATCACTTTGCCGACTATGGCGTATGGGGTGCCGCACTTGGCACCGGCGTCCTTACCGCGCTGCTGTCGTCGGTCATGAACAACATGCCAACGGTACTGGTCGGCGCGCTCTCCATTGACGCCACCACCGCGCAAGGCGTAGTGCGCGAAGCAATGATTTACGCCAACGTCATCGGCAGCGACCTCGGCCCGAAAATCACGCCCATCGGCAGTCTGGCCACCCTGCTCTGGCTGCACGTCCTGGCCGGCAAAAACATCACGATTTCCTGGGGATACTACTTCCGTGTCGGCGCAGTGCTGACGCTGCCGATATTGCTGGTGACACTGGCCGCACTGGCCGTCCGGCTGAGTTTTTAA
- the arsC gene encoding arsenate reductase (glutaredoxin) (This arsenate reductase requires both glutathione and glutaredoxin to convert arsenate to arsenite, after which the efflux transporter formed by ArsA and ArsB can extrude the arsenite from the cell, providing resistance.), whose translation MTTKIYHNPQCGTSRNTLALIRNSGEEPEVIEYVKHPPERATLQKMITDAGLSVRQAIREKGTPYAELRLENPALSDDDLLDAMLLHPILINRPFVVTAKGTRLCRPSELVLAILENPQQAAFSKEDGEAVIGADGKRV comes from the coding sequence ATGACCACAAAGATTTATCACAACCCACAATGCGGTACCTCCCGCAATACCCTCGCCCTGATCCGCAATTCGGGCGAAGAACCCGAAGTCATTGAATATGTAAAACACCCTCCCGAGCGCGCCACGTTACAGAAAATGATTACCGATGCAGGCCTGAGCGTACGGCAAGCAATCCGCGAAAAAGGCACGCCCTATGCCGAACTGCGCCTGGAAAACCCGGCGCTGAGCGATGATGACTTGCTCGACGCCATGCTGCTGCACCCTATCCTGATCAACCGTCCCTTCGTCGTCACCGCCAAAGGCACGCGGCTCTGTCGCCCGTCCGAACTGGTGCTGGCCATTCTGGAAAACCCGCAACAAGCCGCCTTTTCCAAGGAAGATGGCGAAGCCGTGATCGGTGCGGACGGCAAACGTGTCTGA
- the arsH gene encoding arsenical resistance protein ArsH, translating to MRTANVSEHFPALPNILPELFYVPTSSDIAAAATATHAPRFLLLYGSLRETSYSRLLTLEAARLLEAMGGEVRIFDPHDLPLPDSEPDTHPKVRELRELAQWAEGMVWCSPERHGAMTGIMKAQIDWLPLSIGAVRPTQGKTLALMQVSGGSQSFNALNQLRILGRWMRMITIPNQSSVAKAFLEFDDAGRMKPSAYYDRVVDVMEELFKFTLLTRNVSGFLVDRYSERKESAEQLSLQVNQRVL from the coding sequence GTGCGGACGGCAAACGTGTCTGAGCATTTCCCTGCTTTGCCCAACATTTTGCCGGAGCTGTTTTACGTCCCTACTAGCAGCGATATAGCCGCCGCAGCGACGGCCACCCATGCGCCGCGCTTTCTGCTGCTGTACGGCTCCTTGCGGGAAACCTCCTACAGCCGCTTGCTCACCTTGGAAGCCGCGCGTTTGCTCGAAGCCATGGGAGGGGAGGTCAGAATATTCGACCCGCACGACTTGCCCTTGCCCGACAGCGAACCCGACACCCACCCCAAAGTGCGCGAACTGCGCGAACTGGCGCAATGGGCCGAAGGCATGGTCTGGTGCTCGCCGGAACGACATGGCGCAATGACCGGCATCATGAAAGCGCAAATCGACTGGCTACCACTATCGATAGGCGCGGTACGGCCAACGCAAGGAAAAACCCTGGCACTGATGCAAGTCTCTGGAGGATCGCAATCGTTCAACGCGCTCAACCAGCTCCGCATTTTAGGGCGCTGGATGCGGATGATCACCATCCCCAATCAATCGTCGGTAGCGAAAGCATTTCTGGAATTTGATGATGCCGGACGGATGAAGCCATCGGCTTATTACGACCGCGTAGTGGACGTGATGGAAGAGTTATTCAAATTCACCTTATTGACACGCAATGTGTCTGGCTTTCTGGTGGATAGGTACAGCGAACGCAAGGAAAGCGCGGAACAGCTTTCCTTGCAGGTGAATCAGCGGGTGCTTTAA
- a CDS encoding TolC family protein → MRLNPFVVPLATSIFLAACATQAPYSPPQPPAPSGWENNPHPGGTGEPVATGQWWTRLNDAAISELVNASFADNPTLAQALARVDQARAAAGLAAAQKMPGLTGNLNAGRAQVQNTAGIGNSTTLLESSAAAGLSLNWEIDLWGRIRESNTAAQRRLEARNADAQGARLSLAAQVASTGIVLRACYFSLQVRDADIASRETELLLTRKRRAVGYIAPAAEFSAQTNLANARTARISQQEQCTRSVDALVALTGKPAFDIRSLLQPAASSATSNQTNNDLNKLTGDIVPDQSAQIMPTPPTMQAALPATVLIEHPSLVAAERSLAAAWSDIGVARAQRLPTVNLSSVLTGQWLHAAGTSLALDTWSVGAAAVNIPLFDGGAGAANVDAATARYREAAASFQATLRSVVQNVEDALAAQTSAEQRLQSSQDAVDAAHLSFRASQAQWRAGAISIFELEQVRRQRQTAEENLITAQRDQVQAWISLMQATGQIDHPA, encoded by the coding sequence ATGCGCTTGAACCCCTTCGTCGTTCCTCTAGCAACATCGATTTTTCTCGCCGCCTGCGCCACCCAAGCCCCCTATTCCCCGCCGCAGCCGCCAGCACCGTCCGGCTGGGAAAATAATCCGCATCCCGGCGGCACCGGCGAGCCAGTTGCCACAGGCCAATGGTGGACTCGCCTCAACGATGCGGCGATCAGCGAACTGGTCAACGCCTCCTTTGCCGACAATCCCACGCTGGCGCAGGCACTGGCACGCGTCGATCAGGCGCGGGCCGCCGCCGGTCTGGCAGCGGCGCAGAAAATGCCTGGCCTGACGGGCAACCTCAACGCCGGGCGTGCGCAAGTTCAAAATACAGCAGGCATCGGCAACTCGACCACGCTACTGGAAAGCTCCGCAGCGGCGGGTCTCAGCCTGAACTGGGAGATCGACTTGTGGGGCCGCATCAGAGAATCCAACACGGCGGCGCAACGTCGGCTGGAAGCCCGCAATGCCGATGCGCAGGGAGCGCGTTTGTCACTGGCGGCGCAGGTTGCCAGCACCGGCATAGTCTTACGGGCCTGCTATTTTTCCTTGCAGGTACGCGATGCCGATATCGCCTCGCGGGAGACAGAATTGCTACTGACTCGCAAGCGCCGCGCCGTCGGCTATATCGCGCCAGCGGCTGAATTTAGCGCGCAAACCAATCTGGCCAATGCCCGCACCGCACGCATCAGCCAGCAAGAACAATGCACCCGCAGCGTGGATGCACTGGTCGCGCTGACCGGCAAACCGGCCTTCGATATTCGTAGCCTGCTGCAACCGGCGGCCAGTAGCGCAACGAGCAATCAAACCAATAATGATCTGAACAAGCTCACCGGCGACATCGTGCCGGATCAATCCGCGCAAATCATGCCGACGCCGCCGACGATGCAAGCCGCCCTGCCCGCCACCGTACTCATTGAACACCCCAGCCTGGTTGCGGCAGAACGATCACTGGCCGCTGCGTGGTCCGACATCGGCGTGGCGAGAGCGCAGCGACTGCCCACCGTCAATCTGAGCAGCGTTCTGACCGGTCAATGGCTGCACGCGGCCGGTACCTCGCTGGCACTGGACACCTGGTCGGTCGGCGCAGCCGCCGTCAATATTCCGCTGTTCGATGGCGGCGCTGGCGCGGCCAATGTCGATGCGGCTACGGCACGCTATCGCGAAGCTGCCGCCAGCTTTCAGGCCACCTTGCGCAGCGTGGTACAGAATGTGGAAGACGCCCTTGCCGCGCAGACTTCCGCCGAGCAGCGCCTGCAATCGTCGCAAGATGCGGTGGACGCAGCGCACCTGAGTTTCCGCGCCAGTCAGGCACAGTGGCGGGCAGGCGCAATCAGCATCTTCGAGCTGGAGCAAGTCAGGCGTCAGCGCCAGACTGCCGAAGAAAATTTGATTACCGCCCAACGCGATCAGGTGCAAGCCTGGATCAGCCTGATGCAAGCCACTGGTCAGATCGACCATCCGGCCTGA
- a CDS encoding efflux RND transporter periplasmic adaptor subunit: protein MKHHDISTMHNKFLSKRTFVIAGSVLLIVVVAGITMLSRQRQAGATTAAQARTVPALTVSIVKPVVAMWDETLTASGAIAPWQEAIIGSQIGGYQLAQVLVNVGDRVKKGQTLARLNPDLLLAEEAQLRAAYEQADANAKRATSLQGSGGISDQDVLQATTQSKTALAQLAFKKLQLSYTNVVAPEDGVISARTATLGAVTATGQELFRMIVRERLEWRGEATAEQLARIVRGQRIALTLPGGGLAKAIVRQTAPSLDTASRMGLIYADISDNGTARAGMYANGAIALPPIKALVVPAQSVVIRDGHSYALVLRTDGSDKVDRRIITTGRLQGNHIEITEGVTTNDNVVVAGAGFLNDGDTVRVAVPAPPAKSVAASVAASVATPVATAGKDLK, encoded by the coding sequence ATGAAACACCACGACATATCGACCATGCACAATAAATTCCTCTCAAAACGCACATTCGTGATCGCAGGGAGCGTGCTGCTCATCGTCGTCGTTGCTGGCATCACCATGCTATCGCGGCAGCGGCAAGCCGGTGCGACTACTGCAGCACAAGCTCGCACCGTCCCGGCGCTGACCGTCAGCATCGTCAAACCGGTCGTGGCAATGTGGGATGAAACGCTGACTGCCTCCGGTGCCATTGCCCCGTGGCAGGAAGCGATTATCGGTAGTCAGATCGGCGGCTATCAGCTAGCGCAAGTGCTCGTGAATGTAGGCGACCGCGTCAAAAAAGGACAAACGCTGGCCCGCCTCAATCCTGATCTGCTGCTGGCCGAAGAAGCGCAATTGCGCGCCGCTTACGAGCAAGCCGACGCCAACGCCAAACGCGCGACCTCCTTGCAAGGCAGCGGCGGCATCAGCGATCAGGATGTGCTGCAAGCAACGACCCAATCCAAAACCGCGCTGGCGCAACTGGCGTTCAAGAAATTGCAATTGAGTTATACCAATGTGGTCGCGCCGGAAGATGGCGTGATCAGTGCGCGTACGGCGACGCTGGGTGCGGTAACGGCGACCGGACAAGAACTGTTCAGGATGATCGTCAGGGAGCGCCTCGAATGGCGCGGCGAAGCCACCGCAGAGCAACTCGCACGCATCGTTCGCGGCCAGCGCATTGCACTGACGCTGCCCGGCGGCGGCCTTGCCAAAGCCATCGTGCGCCAGACCGCGCCCTCGCTGGATACCGCTTCGCGCATGGGCCTGATCTATGCCGACATCAGCGACAACGGTACTGCCCGCGCCGGTATGTACGCCAATGGCGCGATTGCCCTGCCCCCGATCAAGGCGCTTGTGGTGCCGGCGCAAAGCGTGGTGATCCGCGATGGACATAGTTATGCGCTGGTGCTGCGCACTGACGGTTCCGATAAAGTCGATCGCCGCATCATCACCACCGGTCGTCTGCAAGGCAACCATATCGAAATTACTGAAGGTGTCACCACTAACGACAATGTGGTCGTCGCCGGTGCAGGCTTTCTCAACGATGGCGATACCGTCCGAGTTGCGGTGCCAGCGCCCCCGGCTAAATCTGTCGCTGCATCCGTTGCTGCATCCGTCGCCACACCAGTTGCTACTGCAGGCAAGGACCTCAAATGA
- a CDS encoding efflux RND transporter permease subunit: protein MNFATWSIRNPIPSILLFVLLSIAGVMGFHQLPIQNLPDIELPTVNITLTQPGAAPAQLETEVARKVEDALSTLTGLKHLRTSITDGQVQITVEFVLEKNISDALIDAKNAVDSVRSQLPTDLQQPTVKAVTVGGEAVLVYAIAAPGMNEEALSWYVDDTVSKAVLSVPGVGRMDRVGGLTRQVRVAVDPVRMAAQGVTSVDISQALRNMQQESSGGRGQFGQGEQAARVIATVHQASELAAFPIAMSNGRKLRLDQVATITDGNAERTQIALLDGKPVVGFKVFRAKGKDETVIASKVGAVLEKLQAGKPELTFTKISGTVGYTQEQFDGSMDMLYEGAILAVLVVWWFLRDWRATLVAASALPLSILPAFAVMSWFGFSLNTLTLLALAVIVGILVDDAIVEIENIERHAHMGKPILQAAGDAVTEIALAVMATTMTLVVVFLPTAMMSGVPGLFFKQFGWTAVIAVLASLLVARILTPMMAAYLLKSKPGATEQQDSRLMRGYLRAVRWCLTHRKTTMAAATLFFIGSVALVPFISSGLIPPADRGYTTINIELPPGSSLQDTLGVSEIARAALSDIHGIDAAFTTVGVSQVVGGGLLQAGEVRNGTLTLTLSDRKQRPLQGQIEKALRRALLTVPGARFTIGSGGPGEKMQLILASDNQAALKASAQALERELRGVGKLANISSTASLERPEIIVRPDLLRASELGVSSAAIGQVVRVATAGDFSSNLAKLNLDNRQVDINVSIPDAERQNLSTFANLRVPARNGLVPLSSVAALSVESGPSKIERYDRRRYVTVSADLGGMPLGEALAAAQALPAVKKMPSSVQLIQTGDAEIAAELGAGFVMAILIGIVCVFCVLVLLFRDFLQPITILSAIPLSLGGAFVALLLAHSELDIPSMIGLVMLMGIVTKNSILLVEYTIVGKRDRGMSLYDALIDACHKRVRPIVMTTVAMIAGMLPIALGLGADASFRQPMAVAVIGGLLTSTALSLLVVPVVFTYVEQFEHWLKGRLPHKPADHASAQDNEPITVS from the coding sequence ATGAATTTCGCCACCTGGTCCATCCGCAATCCGATTCCCTCGATCCTGTTGTTCGTATTGCTGAGCATCGCCGGGGTCATGGGTTTCCATCAATTGCCGATTCAGAATTTACCCGATATCGAACTACCCACGGTCAATATCACCCTGACCCAGCCCGGCGCAGCGCCTGCGCAACTGGAAACCGAAGTGGCGCGCAAGGTCGAAGACGCTCTGTCAACACTGACCGGACTCAAACATCTGCGCACCTCGATCACCGACGGACAGGTGCAGATCACCGTTGAGTTCGTCCTGGAAAAAAATATTTCCGACGCCTTGATCGATGCCAAAAATGCGGTCGATAGCGTGCGGTCTCAATTACCGACTGATTTGCAGCAGCCCACCGTCAAGGCCGTCACTGTCGGCGGCGAAGCGGTGCTGGTGTATGCCATTGCCGCGCCGGGCATGAACGAAGAAGCGCTGTCCTGGTACGTCGATGACACGGTCAGTAAAGCCGTTCTCTCGGTCCCCGGTGTAGGACGCATGGATCGCGTCGGTGGACTGACGCGTCAGGTGCGGGTGGCGGTCGATCCGGTGCGCATGGCGGCACAGGGCGTGACCAGCGTCGATATTTCACAAGCCTTGCGCAACATGCAGCAGGAATCGTCCGGCGGGCGCGGCCAGTTCGGCCAGGGCGAGCAAGCGGCGCGGGTGATTGCGACCGTGCATCAGGCGTCGGAACTGGCGGCGTTTCCCATTGCGATGAGCAACGGTCGCAAGCTGCGGCTGGATCAGGTTGCCACCATTACCGATGGCAATGCCGAGCGCACGCAGATTGCTTTGCTTGACGGTAAACCGGTCGTAGGTTTCAAGGTGTTTCGCGCCAAGGGCAAGGACGAAACCGTGATTGCCAGCAAGGTCGGCGCCGTTTTGGAGAAACTGCAAGCAGGCAAACCTGAACTCACATTCACCAAAATTTCCGGCACGGTCGGCTATACCCAGGAGCAGTTCGATGGTTCCATGGACATGCTGTACGAAGGCGCGATCCTTGCCGTGCTGGTGGTGTGGTGGTTCCTGCGCGACTGGCGCGCCACGCTGGTGGCGGCATCGGCTTTGCCGTTGTCGATACTGCCGGCGTTTGCCGTCATGTCCTGGTTCGGGTTTTCGCTCAACACGCTGACATTGCTGGCGCTGGCGGTAATTGTGGGCATTCTGGTCGATGATGCGATTGTTGAAATCGAAAACATCGAGCGACACGCGCACATGGGCAAACCGATCTTGCAGGCTGCCGGTGATGCCGTGACGGAAATTGCGCTGGCGGTCATGGCAACCACCATGACGCTGGTGGTGGTGTTTCTGCCGACGGCCATGATGAGCGGCGTTCCCGGCCTGTTTTTCAAACAGTTCGGCTGGACGGCCGTGATCGCGGTGCTGGCGTCGCTCTTGGTGGCCCGAATTCTCACGCCGATGATGGCCGCCTATCTGCTCAAATCGAAGCCGGGCGCGACCGAGCAACAGGACAGCCGCCTCATGCGCGGCTATCTGCGCGCCGTGCGCTGGTGTCTGACGCATCGCAAAACCACAATGGCGGCGGCCACTTTATTTTTCATTGGCTCAGTGGCACTGGTGCCGTTTATTTCCAGCGGCCTGATTCCCCCTGCCGACCGCGGTTACACCACAATCAACATCGAACTACCTCCGGGAAGTTCGCTGCAAGATACGCTGGGCGTTTCCGAAATTGCCCGCGCGGCGCTGTCCGATATCCACGGCATCGATGCGGCATTTACTACCGTAGGCGTATCGCAAGTGGTCGGCGGCGGGCTGCTACAGGCCGGTGAAGTGCGTAACGGCACATTGACGCTGACGCTGTCGGATCGCAAACAGCGGCCACTACAGGGGCAGATCGAAAAGGCGCTGCGCCGCGCGCTGCTGACCGTTCCCGGCGCACGCTTTACGATAGGCAGCGGCGGCCCCGGCGAGAAGATGCAACTGATTCTGGCCAGCGATAATCAAGCGGCGCTCAAAGCCTCGGCGCAAGCGCTGGAACGTGAATTGCGCGGTGTCGGAAAATTGGCCAATATCAGTTCCACTGCCAGTCTGGAACGTCCAGAAATTATTGTGCGGCCGGATCTGCTGCGCGCCAGCGAATTGGGTGTATCCAGCGCGGCCATCGGTCAGGTGGTGCGTGTGGCAACGGCGGGCGATTTCTCTTCCAATCTGGCCAAACTCAATCTCGATAATCGTCAGGTGGACATCAACGTCAGCATTCCTGACGCCGAACGCCAGAACCTGAGCACCTTCGCTAATCTGCGGGTACCGGCGCGCAACGGACTGGTGCCGCTGTCGTCGGTGGCGGCGCTATCGGTGGAAAGCGGCCCCTCCAAAATCGAACGCTATGATCGCCGGCGCTATGTGACGGTCAGCGCCGATCTCGGCGGCATGCCGCTGGGCGAGGCGCTGGCGGCGGCGCAAGCCTTGCCGGCCGTCAAGAAAATGCCGTCGAGCGTGCAATTGATTCAGACCGGCGACGCGGAAATCGCCGCCGAACTGGGTGCGGGTTTTGTGATGGCGATTCTGATCGGCATCGTGTGCGTGTTCTGCGTGCTGGTGCTGCTGTTCCGCGATTTTCTGCAACCGATTACGATTCTGTCGGCGATTCCTTTATCGCTGGGCGGCGCTTTCGTGGCGTTGTTGCTGGCGCATAGCGAACTCGATATTCCCTCCATGATCGGGCTGGTGATGTTGATGGGGATCGTGACCAAAAATTCGATCCTGCTGGTGGAATACACCATCGTCGGCAAACGCGACCGCGGCATGTCGCTTTACGATGCGCTGATCGACGCCTGCCATAAACGGGTGCGGCCGATCGTGATGACGACCGTGGCCATGATTGCCGGTATGTTGCCGATTGCGCTGGGACTGGGCGCGGATGCCAGTTTCCGGCAGCCAATGGCAGTGGCGGTTATCGGCGGTTTGTTGACCTCGACGGCGCTGAGTTTGCTGGTGGTGCCGGTGGTTTTCACGTATGTTGAGCAATTCGAGCACTGGCTGAAGGGGCGACTGCCGCATAAACCGGCAGATCATGCCTCAGCACAGGACAACGAGCCGATTACGGTATCCTGA
- a CDS encoding methyltransferase translates to MKKTLSLSLIALSLQAHGAEIDSRTEQRLKAVVAGEHRSQENRDRDRYRHPAETLGFFGIADTQTVVEIYPGSGWYTEILAPLLKPHGKLYEASYSDSDANSTPYQIKATVALKKKLADNLAVYGPVTVTTLQPPSATTIAPPGSADLVLTFRNVHNWAKDGTAETVFASFFTALKPGGVLGVVEHRANPDSTLAQSIKSGYMTEAKVISLAEQAGFKMAARSEINGNPWDMKNYAEGVWALPPTLNTTPDNRARYLAIGESDRMTLKFVKPGR, encoded by the coding sequence ATGAAAAAAACACTCTCGCTTAGCCTGATTGCCCTCAGCCTCCAGGCGCATGGTGCGGAAATCGATTCACGCACTGAACAGCGGCTTAAGGCCGTGGTGGCCGGAGAGCACCGCTCACAGGAAAATCGCGATCGGGATCGTTATCGCCACCCGGCTGAAACGCTGGGATTTTTCGGTATTGCCGACACGCAAACCGTTGTCGAAATTTATCCGGGCTCGGGTTGGTATACAGAAATACTGGCGCCCTTGCTCAAGCCACACGGCAAACTTTACGAAGCCAGCTACTCGGATAGCGATGCCAACAGCACGCCGTATCAAATCAAGGCAACCGTCGCCCTGAAAAAGAAGCTCGCAGACAATCTGGCCGTATATGGCCCGGTAACCGTCACAACGCTTCAGCCGCCATCGGCAACGACTATCGCGCCACCGGGTTCGGCCGATCTGGTGCTGACTTTTCGCAACGTACATAACTGGGCCAAAGACGGCACTGCCGAGACGGTGTTTGCCTCCTTTTTCACTGCGCTGAAACCAGGCGGCGTATTAGGCGTGGTCGAGCACCGCGCCAATCCCGACAGCACGCTGGCACAGTCGATCAAGAGCGGTTACATGACCGAAGCCAAAGTCATTTCTCTGGCGGAACAAGCCGGTTTCAAAATGGCGGCGAGAAGCGAGATCAATGGCAATCCCTGGGATATGAAGAACTACGCTGAAGGCGTCTGGGCCTTGCCACCGACACTGAACACGACGCCGGACAATCGCGCCCGCTATCTGGCCATCGGGGAAAGTGATCGCATGACGCTGAAGTTTGTGAAGCCGGGGCGCTGA
- a CDS encoding DUF4268 domain-containing protein — protein MAIFEMTQDNLTALSETSFDIEGIYERKDLQRHLKNNIAVLAPDLMVISEEYGDWIDSLRRIDLLCLDRVGNLVVVEIKRTNDGGHMELQAIRYAAMLSTMTFKQLVDAHIAYLIKELRPTETAEAEICAFLHLEESDEDTFGNEVRIILASPSFSKEITMAVLWLNDHDLDIRCIKLKPYRLEDKILLDVQQIIPLPEAADFQTQIRAKESAERVQKVERYDIRYHFWEGLLTYAKSKTQLHATRRPGKYHWIGGSTGKAGISLNYVIRRDDAQVELYIDSPDEEINSSRFKYLENNADAISTEFGEGLIWEDLPGRRARRVKFELQGGWKADRSEWKNMQHNMVDAMVRLENSFRPFINSVNM, from the coding sequence ATGGCTATTTTTGAAATGACACAAGACAATCTCACTGCGCTCAGTGAAACAAGTTTTGATATTGAAGGCATTTACGAGCGCAAAGACCTTCAACGCCACTTGAAGAACAACATCGCGGTATTGGCCCCAGATTTGATGGTTATCTCTGAAGAGTATGGTGACTGGATTGACAGCCTCAGAAGGATCGATTTGCTCTGTCTGGATAGAGTAGGCAACCTGGTAGTAGTAGAAATCAAGCGAACCAATGATGGTGGACATATGGAGCTTCAAGCCATCCGTTATGCTGCCATGCTGTCAACCATGACCTTTAAACAGCTTGTAGATGCCCATATTGCTTATCTGATTAAGGAACTCAGACCTACAGAAACCGCAGAAGCCGAAATCTGCGCATTTCTCCACTTAGAAGAGTCAGATGAGGACACGTTTGGCAATGAGGTTCGTATTATCCTAGCCTCCCCGAGTTTCTCCAAAGAAATTACTATGGCGGTCTTGTGGCTCAATGACCATGATTTAGACATCCGTTGCATTAAATTGAAGCCATATCGGCTTGAGGACAAGATCCTATTAGATGTTCAGCAAATCATTCCATTGCCTGAAGCTGCTGACTTCCAGACTCAGATCCGTGCAAAGGAATCAGCCGAAAGGGTTCAAAAGGTGGAAAGGTACGATATCCGTTACCATTTCTGGGAGGGGCTGCTAACCTATGCCAAGTCCAAGACTCAGCTTCATGCCACCCGCAGACCAGGTAAGTATCACTGGATTGGCGGATCAACCGGTAAAGCCGGTATCTCTCTAAATTATGTAATTCGTCGTGATGATGCTCAGGTGGAGCTATACATCGATAGCCCCGATGAAGAAATCAATAGTAGCAGGTTCAAATACTTGGAAAACAATGCGGATGCAATCAGTACCGAATTCGGTGAAGGGCTCATCTGGGAAGATTTACCAGGTAGGAGAGCGCGCAGAGTCAAGTTTGAGCTTCAGGGTGGTTGGAAGGCCGATAGGAGCGAATGGAAAAACATGCAACACAACATGGTTGACGCAATGGTGAGGCTTGAAAATTCATTCCGACCGTTTATCAACTCAGTGAACATGTAG